A portion of the Clostridium gelidum genome contains these proteins:
- a CDS encoding polysaccharide deacetylase family protein — protein MKNKLKHIVFILGSTFLIISIFKLNMSAVSATSHIITDKKATSVEKSVSCGKKVYLTFDDGPSCKITNEILDILDKNEVKATFFLIGNKIEGNEDVVKRMYDKGNSIGLHSYTHNFDKIYCNEDAFIQEMIDCRNEINKTIGISPNIIRFPGGSSSRFSEKGIKVIHDNHFKLYDWNLDTTDGFNPRLSPDTLYRKAIKGSEKMYAITLLMHCTDMNENTSKALPKIIEYYKSQGYEFATITEDTPELYSRLRDKK, from the coding sequence ATGAAAAATAAATTAAAACATATTGTATTCATTTTGGGGAGTACATTTCTTATTATTTCAATATTTAAATTAAATATGAGTGCTGTTTCTGCAACATCTCATATAATAACCGATAAAAAGGCTACATCAGTTGAGAAATCTGTAAGCTGCGGGAAAAAAGTTTATTTAACATTTGATGATGGTCCTAGTTGCAAAATAACAAATGAAATTCTTGATATATTAGATAAAAATGAAGTGAAAGCAACTTTTTTTCTTATTGGTAACAAAATTGAAGGTAACGAAGATGTAGTAAAAAGAATGTATGATAAAGGGAATAGTATAGGATTACATAGTTATACTCATAACTTTGATAAAATTTATTGTAATGAAGATGCATTTATACAAGAAATGATTGATTGTCGTAATGAAATAAATAAGACTATTGGCATTTCACCTAATATAATAAGATTTCCAGGTGGGAGCAGCAGTCGCTTTAGCGAAAAGGGCATAAAAGTAATACATGATAATCATTTTAAATTATATGATTGGAATTTGGATACTACAGATGGATTTAACCCAAGACTTTCACCAGATACTCTATATAGAAAGGCAATAAAGGGAAGTGAAAAAATGTATGCTATAACTCTACTTATGCATTGCACTGACATGAATGAGAATACTAGCAAAGCTCTCCCTAAAATTATAGAATATTATAAATCACAGGGATATGAATTTGCTACGATTACTGAAGATACACCAGAATTATATTCTCGTTTAAGAGACAAAAAATAA
- the panB gene encoding 3-methyl-2-oxobutanoate hydroxymethyltransferase — protein MKNTVLTFMQAKNEGKKLSMLTAYDYSMAKIIDESGINGILIGDSLGMVIKGDEDTLSVTMDEVIYHTKAVKKGAKNALIVSDMPFLSYHVSVEQAVLNAGRLVKEGGANAVKLEGGANVLAQVKAIVDAQIPVMGHLGLTPQSVNAFGGFKVQGKNELAAKKLIEDAVLLEKAGAFSIVLEGIPEKVAELITNSVSIPTIGIGAGKNCDGQILVYQDMLGMFDDFIPKFVKQYANIGTVMREAIGSYVKEVQDGTFPEAKHTFKIDESELRKLY, from the coding sequence ATGAAGAATACAGTATTAACTTTTATGCAAGCTAAAAATGAAGGGAAGAAGTTAAGTATGCTTACTGCATATGATTACTCAATGGCAAAGATTATTGACGAAAGTGGAATCAATGGAATTTTAATTGGAGATTCTCTTGGAATGGTAATTAAAGGAGACGAAGATACTTTATCTGTTACTATGGATGAAGTAATTTATCATACAAAAGCAGTTAAAAAGGGTGCAAAAAATGCTCTTATAGTTAGTGATATGCCTTTTTTATCTTATCATGTATCAGTTGAACAAGCAGTTTTAAATGCAGGAAGATTAGTTAAAGAAGGTGGAGCAAATGCAGTTAAGCTTGAAGGTGGAGCAAATGTTTTAGCCCAAGTTAAAGCTATTGTAGATGCTCAAATTCCTGTAATGGGACATTTAGGATTAACGCCTCAATCTGTTAATGCTTTTGGAGGATTTAAAGTACAGGGAAAAAATGAATTAGCAGCTAAAAAGCTTATTGAAGATGCTGTTCTTTTGGAGAAAGCAGGTGCCTTTTCAATAGTCCTTGAAGGAATTCCAGAAAAGGTTGCAGAGCTTATTACAAATTCAGTTTCAATTCCAACAATAGGAATTGGTGCAGGTAAAAATTGTGATGGACAAATTCTAGTTTACCAAGATATGCTTGGAATGTTTGATGATTTTATACCAAAGTTTGTTAAACAATATGCAAATATAGGCACAGTTATGAGAGAAGCTATTGGTTCTTATGTTAAAGAAGTACAAGACGGAACATTTCCAGAAGCTAAACATACTTTTAAGATTGATGAAAGTGAACTACGAAAATTGTATTAA
- a CDS encoding DUF441 domain-containing protein: MDSNIILLAILAASILGKANSVAIATCMLLIVKLLNMDKYIFPVVEGNGMTLGLILIIAAILIPIANGQVTSVNIKNIFTSWIGIAALLISLFTTYLSGLGLQYLTVQGHGDIMPSLILGAVIAAAFLDGIPVGPLITAGMLALGIKLFDK; the protein is encoded by the coding sequence TTGGACTCTAATATTATATTACTAGCAATATTGGCGGCTTCAATACTGGGAAAGGCCAATTCTGTAGCTATTGCAACTTGTATGCTTTTGATTGTTAAGCTTTTAAATATGGATAAATACATTTTCCCAGTTGTAGAAGGCAATGGAATGACTTTAGGATTAATATTAATTATTGCTGCTATTTTAATTCCAATTGCAAATGGACAAGTTACATCCGTTAACATTAAAAATATATTTACTTCATGGATTGGCATAGCTGCATTATTGATTTCTCTTTTTACTACCTATTTAAGTGGGCTTGGATTACAATATCTTACGGTTCAAGGTCATGGCGATATAATGCCATCCTTAATATTAGGAGCTGTGATAGCCGCTGCTTTTTTAGATGGGATTCCGGTAGGACCTTTAATTACTGCAGGAATGCTTGCATTAGGAATTAAGCTATTTGATAAATAA
- the panD gene encoding aspartate 1-decarboxylase, with product MILTMLKGKIHRATITQAELGYMGSITIDKTLMEASKIIENEKVQIVDINNGARFETYVIPGKRDSGVICVNGAAARLVQPGDRVIIIAYAQMDEGEAKKYKPAVVFMNDDNTIKEITNYESNE from the coding sequence ATGATACTTACAATGTTAAAAGGAAAGATACACAGAGCTACAATAACACAAGCAGAGTTAGGTTATATGGGAAGCATTACTATAGATAAGACATTGATGGAAGCTTCAAAAATAATTGAAAATGAAAAAGTTCAAATAGTTGATATAAATAATGGAGCAAGATTTGAAACATATGTAATCCCTGGGAAGAGAGACTCAGGTGTTATTTGTGTAAATGGTGCTGCTGCAAGACTTGTACAACCAGGAGATAGAGTGATCATAATTGCTTATGCTCAAATGGATGAAGGTGAAGCTAAAAAATATAAACCAGCTGTTGTATTTATGAATGATGATAATACAATAAAAGAAATAACAAATTATGAATCTAATGAATAA
- a CDS encoding Rossmann-like and DUF2520 domain-containing protein, translating into MNLGRYFTHKGIKLSGFYGRDINTTIEAANITKSKFYYNIQDIIKESNILFITTPDDMISIIDRELSKFDLNNKSICHTSGSLKSNVLSNAKHSGALIYSIHPIFAFSNKNTNLKELETIYFSIEGEYLEEKCPVINFIKTLGNEFFIRSKENSSIYHLANVFVSNLTLSLLEIGTSYLKKLGLSEEDALNAIKPLVQGNIDSIVKKGFVNSLTGPILRGDISTIEKHISVLEKEDKELYKILSLNLLKLVALRENNNISKSEIENENILQNLLNNSEKHSVIYKVLGGLD; encoded by the coding sequence GTGAATTTAGGACGCTACTTTACTCACAAAGGAATAAAATTAAGTGGCTTTTATGGAAGAGATATAAATACAACTATTGAAGCAGCTAATATTACTAAATCAAAGTTTTATTATAACATTCAAGATATTATTAAAGAAAGTAATATATTATTTATTACAACACCTGATGACATGATTTCAATTATAGATAGAGAATTATCAAAATTTGATCTAAATAACAAATCTATTTGCCACACAAGTGGTTCACTTAAATCAAATGTATTATCTAATGCCAAACATTCTGGTGCACTAATCTATTCTATACACCCAATATTTGCATTTTCAAATAAAAACACAAATTTAAAAGAGTTAGAAACTATTTATTTTTCAATTGAAGGTGAGTACTTAGAAGAAAAATGTCCCGTTATTAATTTCATTAAAACTTTGGGGAATGAGTTTTTTATTAGAAGCAAAGAAAACTCTTCAATTTACCATTTGGCTAATGTATTTGTTTCTAATCTTACTTTGTCTTTGCTAGAGATAGGCACAAGTTATCTAAAAAAACTTGGATTAAGTGAAGAAGATGCTTTAAATGCAATTAAGCCATTAGTTCAAGGCAACATTGACAGTATTGTTAAAAAAGGTTTTGTGAATTCTTTAACAGGTCCCATATTAAGAGGGGATATATCTACTATAGAGAAACATATTTCTGTTTTGGAAAAAGAAGATAAAGAACTTTATAAAATATTATCTTTAAATTTGTTGAAGCTTGTAGCATTACGAGAAAATAATAATATAAGCAAATCGGAAATTGAAAATGAAAATATACTTCAAAATTTATTAAATAATTCAGAAAAACATTCTGTAATATATAAAGTTTTAGGGGGATTAGATTAA
- a CDS encoding IS1/IS1595 family N-terminal zinc-binding domain-containing protein, translating into MIQKKVKSKKLKEHINSFLKKDIYKNKRIECCVICGEKNYIKHGSYKGIQRYKCKDCGKTFSNMTNSLWSYSKKDLDIWVKFMELMIKRKSLRFCAKKLKISVTTAFYWRHKILNGLKIDSIPNKLEGDVHINKTIIVENFKGCRNITTTKRSNIWVIAAKGDEDSMLVTPAFKHCWMRPIFYKNIYSKIENGSYIIPYNDTYITAVAKEHNKKLVKERKEDDRIKFIIMNIYNILFVFWKQIYKDKRNRLIENLKPYLYLGSKTRFVIGY; encoded by the coding sequence TTGATACAAAAAAAAGTAAAATCAAAAAAATTAAAAGAGCATATAAATAGTTTTTTGAAAAAAGACATTTATAAAAATAAAAGAATTGAATGTTGCGTAATTTGTGGTGAAAAAAATTATATTAAACATGGGTCATATAAGGGGATACAAAGATATAAATGTAAAGATTGTGGAAAAACTTTCTCGAATATGACAAATTCACTATGGAGTTATTCAAAGAAAGACCTAGATATATGGGTAAAATTCATGGAATTAATGATAAAAAGGAAATCCTTAAGGTTTTGTGCTAAAAAATTAAAGATAAGTGTAACAACTGCTTTTTATTGGAGACACAAAATTTTGAATGGATTAAAAATTGATAGCATTCCTAATAAATTGGAGGGAGATGTACATATTAATAAAACAATAATAGTAGAAAACTTTAAGGGATGTCGAAATATAACAACAACTAAAAGAAGTAATATTTGGGTTATAGCAGCAAAAGGTGACGAAGATTCAATGCTTGTTACGCCTGCATTCAAACATTGTTGGATGAGACCCATATTTTACAAAAATATATATTCAAAAATTGAAAATGGGTCCTATATTATTCCATATAATGACACATATATTACTGCTGTAGCAAAAGAACATAACAAAAAGTTAGTAAAAGAAAGAAAAGAAGATGATCGGATAAAATTTATTATTATGAATATATATAATATATTATTTGTCTTTTGGAAACAGATTTATAAGGACAAAAGAAATAGGCTTATAGAAAATCTGAAACCATACTTGTATTTAGGATCTAAAACTAGATTTGTAATAGGGTACTAA
- a CDS encoding histidine phosphatase family protein, producing MSDKNKGKVILYLMRHGQTILNKANRTQGWCDGVLTKEGIEVAINAGLGLSDVEFKAAYSSDLGRAIKTARIVIKENKASTNLQLKEIEGLREVYFGKYEGEHESIMFNDIMKFLNVSSFKEADEKYDFQKEYCNSCALLDETKEAEDYNSAIKRVMKSLKDICIENSHDNGGKVLVVVHGGILRLIIDYLDKNINVRNMDNSSISKIIFEEGSFKVESVNDNSYSEKGKCMKIEPRKLV from the coding sequence ATGAGCGACAAAAATAAGGGCAAAGTTATTTTATATTTAATGAGGCATGGACAAACTATTTTAAACAAAGCTAATAGAACTCAAGGATGGTGCGATGGAGTTCTTACTAAGGAAGGAATTGAGGTAGCAATAAACGCTGGTCTTGGACTTAGTGATGTTGAATTTAAAGCAGCTTATAGCAGTGATTTAGGTAGAGCCATAAAGACTGCAAGAATTGTTATTAAAGAAAATAAGGCAAGTACAAATTTGCAATTAAAAGAAATTGAAGGCTTAAGAGAAGTGTATTTTGGAAAATATGAAGGTGAGCATGAAAGTATAATGTTTAATGATATTATGAAGTTTCTTAATGTAAGTTCATTTAAAGAAGCAGATGAAAAATATGATTTTCAAAAGGAATACTGTAATTCATGTGCTCTTTTAGATGAAACAAAAGAAGCAGAAGATTATAATTCAGCAATAAAAAGAGTCATGAAAAGTCTAAAGGATATATGTATTGAAAACTCACATGACAATGGGGGAAAAGTACTTGTAGTAGTACATGGAGGAATACTTAGATTAATTATTGATTATTTAGATAAAAATATTAATGTAAGAAATATGGATAATTCAAGCATATCTAAGATTATATTTGAAGAGGGAAGCTTTAAAGTTGAATCTGTAAATGATAATAGCTATAGTGAGAAAGGTAAATGTATGAAAATAGAACCAAGAAAATTAGTATAA
- a CDS encoding alpha/beta-type small acid-soluble spore protein, with protein sequence MASSNRTLVPEARQGLNKLKTEVASEVGLSDYENVDKGNLSSRQNGTVGGNMVKHMIESYEQGL encoded by the coding sequence ATGGCATCAAGTAACAGAACTTTAGTACCAGAAGCAAGACAAGGTTTAAACAAATTGAAAACTGAGGTTGCATCAGAAGTTGGATTAAGTGATTATGAAAATGTTGATAAGGGAAACCTTTCTTCAAGACAAAATGGAACAGTTGGCGGAAACATGGTTAAACACATGATAGAGAGCTATGAACAAGGATTATAA
- a CDS encoding coiled-coil domain-containing protein, protein MTAQRNLYTIKQSDGTTWKFSFKEDAGIIYKLLKENTWSEHYTLAKEASKIFSVTLLPNDSINVFYQDFDGTIMLSKYDGNQWIKQGILTNEKNEIFSIYFKTAINENKIQVIFSIFNKENNTATLFHQILDEKNNLSSPKVIDKIKYDYDYDVPFILYSPDNKELFIMYQRFVDNHEIGYKSFDKDNEKWSDFKLIDTSKYPFKDYCAIMFNEILHALYIKKEENIDSLNYVHGNHSNFKNNELFKGMNIESCLIFIIYGQIWCFGIDNNKIYSSFSIDNGNNFSTPPYEQSINSPNVFKSIYISNEPEERNGILGNEIYLTNDDTLQYLIFSILYPYIGDNKKSNSYLSHIKYYMTEIYLKVLSYEKTSRSKEEEIVQFKHELEEQKVETLLYKTKFEEINKSNNEFIDLTNQLNTKVNLLQESLTDKEENLKLLQNINKEKEEEILSSKDNSSENINLLQESLIDKEEKLNLLQNMNKEKEEEILLLKNNLSQNVNLLQKILIDRNQKLKVIEKINFEKVKELIALKGELNQEDNKILFLISEIKKLKAIIRIMYTKNYKRHNIY, encoded by the coding sequence ATGACTGCTCAAAGAAATTTGTACACCATAAAGCAATCTGACGGTACTACATGGAAATTTTCTTTTAAAGAAGATGCAGGAATTATATATAAACTTTTAAAAGAAAATACATGGTCAGAACATTATACTCTGGCTAAAGAAGCTTCAAAAATTTTTTCAGTGACTTTACTTCCTAATGATAGCATAAATGTATTCTACCAAGACTTTGATGGAACTATAATGTTAAGTAAATATGATGGAAATCAGTGGATTAAGCAAGGAATTCTTACAAATGAAAAAAATGAAATATTTAGTATTTACTTTAAAACAGCTATTAATGAAAATAAAATCCAAGTAATTTTTAGTATTTTTAATAAAGAAAATAATACTGCAACACTATTTCATCAAATTCTTGATGAAAAGAATAACTTATCTAGCCCTAAAGTTATTGACAAAATTAAATACGATTATGATTATGATGTTCCGTTTATTCTTTATTCACCAGATAATAAAGAACTGTTTATTATGTATCAGAGATTCGTAGATAACCACGAGATAGGATATAAATCATTTGATAAGGATAATGAAAAATGGTCTGATTTTAAATTGATAGATACAAGCAAATATCCTTTTAAGGATTATTGTGCAATAATGTTTAATGAGATTTTACATGCTTTGTATATAAAAAAAGAAGAAAATATAGATAGTTTAAATTATGTACATGGTAATCATTCTAATTTTAAGAATAATGAACTGTTTAAAGGTATGAATATAGAGTCCTGTTTAATTTTTATAATATATGGTCAAATATGGTGTTTTGGTATAGATAATAATAAAATTTATAGTAGTTTTTCAATAGATAATGGAAATAATTTTAGCACTCCTCCTTATGAACAATCTATAAATTCTCCAAATGTTTTTAAATCCATATATATTTCCAATGAGCCTGAAGAAAGGAACGGTATATTAGGTAATGAAATATATCTTACTAATGATGATACATTGCAATATTTAATTTTCTCCATTCTCTACCCATATATTGGAGATAACAAAAAAAGTAACAGTTATCTATCACATATTAAATACTACATGACTGAAATATACTTAAAGGTTTTATCATATGAAAAGACATCTAGGAGCAAAGAAGAAGAAATTGTTCAATTTAAGCATGAGTTAGAAGAACAAAAAGTTGAAACTTTATTATATAAAACAAAATTTGAAGAAATAAATAAATCCAATAATGAATTTATAGATTTAACCAATCAATTGAATACAAAGGTAAATTTACTTCAAGAAAGTTTAACTGATAAAGAAGAAAACCTAAAATTATTACAAAATATAAATAAAGAAAAAGAAGAAGAAATACTCTCTTCTAAGGATAACTCTTCTGAAAATATAAATTTACTTCAAGAAAGTTTAATAGATAAAGAAGAAAAGCTAAACTTATTACAAAATATGAATAAGGAAAAAGAAGAAGAAATACTCTTACTTAAAAATAACCTTTCTCAAAATGTAAATTTACTTCAAAAAATTTTAATTGATAGAAACCAAAAACTAAAAGTAATAGAAAAGATAAATTTTGAAAAAGTAAAAGAGCTTATCGCTCTAAAAGGGGAACTTAATCAGGAGGATAATAAAATTTTATTTTTGATAAGTGAAATAAAAAAATTAAAGGCTATTATTAGAATTATGTACACTAAAAATTATAAAAGACATAATATATACTAA
- the panC gene encoding pantoate--beta-alanine ligase, with protein sequence MLVKEIKELRSLIKSWKREGLSVGFVPTMGALHKGHESLIKKAVLENDKVVVSVFVNPTQFGPNEDYDSYPRDINKDLALCLNAGAALVFNPEPSEMYFDNKATTVSVSSLTSVLCGAKRPGHFDGVCLVVSKLLNIVTPDKAYFGEKDAQQVAVLKRMVRDLNIDVEIVACSIIREEDGLAKSSRNTYLSKDERQAALILSKSLERAKDSLKNGERNATKLKEVIKAELSKEPLAKIDYVEIVDSDSLENVETIEKNVLIPIAVYIGKTRLIDNFTFKIYTY encoded by the coding sequence ATGTTAGTAAAAGAAATCAAAGAACTTAGAAGTTTAATTAAATCATGGAAAAGAGAAGGACTCTCAGTAGGTTTTGTACCAACAATGGGAGCGTTGCATAAAGGGCATGAAAGCTTAATAAAAAAAGCGGTATTAGAAAATGATAAAGTAGTTGTTAGCGTATTTGTTAATCCAACACAATTTGGACCAAATGAAGATTATGACAGTTATCCAAGAGATATAAATAAAGATTTAGCTTTATGTTTAAATGCAGGTGCTGCATTAGTTTTTAATCCAGAGCCAAGTGAAATGTATTTTGATAATAAAGCTACTACTGTTAGTGTCTCAAGTCTTACAAGTGTACTTTGTGGAGCAAAAAGACCAGGGCATTTTGATGGAGTTTGTTTAGTTGTTTCTAAGCTTTTGAATATAGTAACTCCAGATAAAGCTTACTTTGGAGAAAAGGATGCTCAACAAGTAGCTGTACTTAAAAGAATGGTTAGAGATTTAAATATAGATGTAGAAATAGTGGCTTGTTCAATAATTCGTGAAGAAGATGGACTGGCTAAAAGCTCAAGAAATACTTATCTTTCAAAAGATGAGAGACAAGCAGCATTGATATTAAGTAAAAGTTTAGAACGAGCTAAAGATTCATTAAAAAATGGTGAAAGAAATGCTACTAAGCTTAAAGAAGTTATAAAAGCAGAATTAAGCAAAGAGCCATTAGCTAAAATTGACTATGTGGAAATAGTAGATAGTGATTCTTTAGAAAATGTTGAAACTATAGAAAAGAATGTATTAATTCCAATAGCTGTTTATATAGGAAAAACAAGATTAATAGACAATTTCACATTTAAAATATACACATATTAA